In Alosa alosa isolate M-15738 ecotype Scorff River chromosome 19, AALO_Geno_1.1, whole genome shotgun sequence, a genomic segment contains:
- the zfand3 gene encoding AN1-type zinc finger protein 3, translating to MGDTGSERSKPPTIPPRCPCGFWGSSKTMNLCSKCFADIQKKQPDEDCPPEPESSPSNNQSAVFCSETNSSSSQSLLLTPVSSEAPSQEDSGATPLPAQEEASSTDAGHTTLSTPTKRPCDSASGSQSDESPEKRARVASPSPSPSPSPATLDETTAAPRGPKQKNRRRCHRCQTKLELVQQELGSCRCGYVFCMLHRLPEQHDCLFDHLGRGREEAVLKMVKLDRKVGRSCQRIGEECS from the exons ATGGGAGACACAGGCAGTGAAAGGAGCAAGCCACCCACCATACCACCACGATGTCCTTGTGGATTCTGGGG ATCCAGCAAAACGATGAACCTCTGCTCGAAATGCTTCGCAG ACATCCAGAAGAAGCAGCCAGACGAAGACTGCCCTCCAGAGCCCGAATCCAGCCCTAGCAATAACCAGTCAGCAGTCTTCTGTAGCGAGACGAACAGCAGCAGTAGCCAATCCCTGTTGTTGACACCAGTCAGCTCTGAGGCGCCCTCACAAGAAGACTCAGGAGCCACACCCCTCCCTGCACAGGAAG AAGCCTCAAGCACAGACGCAGGCCACACCACTCTGTCCACTCCCACGAAACGACCTTGTGACTCTG CCTCAGGCTCTCAGAGCGACGAGTCCCCAGAGAAGCGGGCGCGTGTGGCctcgccctccccctccccctcgccTTCGCCCGCCACCCTGGACGAGACCACAGCAGCCCCACGAGGGCCCAAGCAGAAGAACCGCAGACGTTGCCACCGCTGCCAAACCAAGCTGGAGCTGGTGCAGCAGGAGCTGGGCTCCTGTCGCTGTG GGTACGTGTTCTGCATGCTCCACCGGCTCCCCGAGCAGCACGACTGCTTGTTTGACCACCTGGGCCGGGGCCGCGAGGAGGCTGTGCTCAAGATGGTCAAGCTGGACCGCAAGGTGGGCCGCTCGTGCCAGCGTATCGGCGAGGAGTGCTCCTGA